A single genomic interval of Halococcus sediminicola harbors:
- a CDS encoding 5-oxoprolinase subunit B family protein, protein MSEDVIERRSLPEPRYTYGGDDHVFVELDEAMSFDANFKAMAITQQVRRRDIDGVVEVCPANASYLLRFDPDRLHPDALIETLEEIAADIDLTDYSWDARVVEIPVLYDDPWTHEVMMDFRDNHQDPESTDLEYSARINGYDSAEAFIEAHSSQPQMVTMMGFVPGLPWMFQMVPADRQIEVPKYVQPRTNTPSRAIGYGGAFSVVYPVQGAGGYQLFGRTPVEVLDVEQSLSGFEESMVYLNPGDIVTFRRIDRDEYDRIRNAVENDSYEYTTGDLAFEPDEFFADPYGYNERVVEEVA, encoded by the coding sequence ATGAGCGAAGACGTCATCGAGCGCCGGAGCCTCCCCGAGCCACGGTATACGTACGGTGGGGACGACCACGTGTTCGTCGAACTCGACGAGGCGATGAGTTTCGATGCCAATTTCAAGGCGATGGCGATCACTCAGCAGGTCCGACGGCGTGACATCGACGGGGTCGTCGAGGTGTGCCCGGCGAACGCATCCTACCTGCTCCGATTCGACCCCGACCGCCTGCACCCGGACGCGCTCATCGAGACCTTGGAGGAGATCGCTGCCGATATCGACCTCACGGACTACTCGTGGGACGCCCGGGTCGTCGAGATCCCCGTCCTCTACGATGACCCGTGGACCCACGAGGTGATGATGGATTTCAGGGACAACCATCAGGACCCGGAATCGACCGATCTCGAGTACTCGGCTCGGATCAACGGCTACGACAGCGCCGAGGCGTTCATCGAGGCCCACTCGAGCCAGCCACAGATGGTGACGATGATGGGCTTCGTCCCCGGGCTTCCGTGGATGTTTCAGATGGTGCCCGCCGACCGCCAGATCGAGGTCCCGAAGTACGTCCAGCCGCGCACGAACACGCCGAGCCGCGCGATCGGGTACGGCGGAGCGTTCTCGGTGGTCTATCCGGTCCAGGGCGCGGGCGGCTACCAGCTGTTCGGACGGACGCCGGTCGAGGTGCTCGACGTCGAGCAGTCGCTGTCCGGGTTCGAGGAGTCGATGGTCTATCTCAATCCCGGCGACATCGTCACGTTCCGGCGGATCGACCGCGACGAGTACGACCGGATCCGGAACGCGGTCGAGAACGACAGCTACGAGTACACCACTGGTGATCTGGCCTTCGAGCCGGACGAGTTCTTCGCCGACCCATATGGATACAACGAGCGGGTCGTGGAGGAAGTCGCATGA
- a CDS encoding acetyl-CoA carboxylase biotin carboxylase subunit gives MFDEVLVANRGEIAVRVIQACHELGIDAAVVYSDTDEHAKHVRQADEAVHVGSSAARESYLDQDAILDAARQVDTDAIHPGYGFLAENADFAAAVEESQFVWVGPSSDSMTTFGEKIRARQQMDRAGVPIVPGSTDPIDSAAEVESFATEHGYPVAIKATGGGGGRGLEVVDEGDDVDSKLQKARQEGKEYFDNPAVYVEKYLESPRHIEVQVIADEHGNVRHLGDRDCSLQRRQQKLLEETPSPALSADEREAVCEAARRGIAESEYVNAGTVEFLYENGEFYFLEVNARIQVEHTISEVATGIDLVAWQLRVAAGEELEFAQSDIQHRGAAIEFRINAENPSEDFAPMPGELTTYRPPRGIGVRIDDGVDENDRISPFYDSMVAKFVVSGIDRDEAIRRGKRALREAAIEGIPTTIPFHLQALDDEAFLSGDHTTKYVDEGMDID, from the coding sequence ATGTTCGACGAAGTACTCGTCGCGAACCGTGGCGAGATCGCCGTTCGCGTCATTCAGGCGTGTCACGAACTCGGAATCGACGCGGCCGTCGTCTATAGCGACACCGACGAGCACGCAAAGCACGTCCGACAGGCCGACGAGGCGGTCCACGTCGGGTCGTCGGCCGCACGCGAGAGCTATCTCGACCAGGACGCCATCCTGGACGCTGCCCGCCAAGTGGATACTGATGCGATCCATCCGGGTTACGGCTTTCTCGCCGAGAACGCGGACTTCGCGGCCGCCGTCGAGGAGAGCCAGTTCGTCTGGGTCGGGCCGTCGAGCGACAGCATGACCACGTTCGGCGAGAAGATCCGTGCTCGACAGCAGATGGACCGCGCGGGCGTCCCCATCGTTCCCGGCTCGACTGACCCGATCGATTCGGCCGCCGAGGTGGAATCGTTCGCAACCGAACACGGCTATCCCGTTGCGATCAAGGCCACCGGTGGCGGTGGTGGCCGTGGACTCGAAGTCGTCGACGAGGGCGACGACGTCGATTCGAAGCTACAGAAAGCGCGCCAAGAGGGAAAGGAGTATTTCGACAATCCGGCTGTCTACGTCGAGAAGTATCTCGAAAGCCCTCGCCACATCGAGGTGCAGGTCATCGCGGACGAACACGGCAACGTCCGCCATCTCGGCGATCGTGACTGCTCGCTCCAGCGCCGTCAGCAGAAGCTCCTCGAAGAGACCCCGTCGCCGGCGCTCTCGGCCGACGAACGGGAAGCGGTCTGCGAGGCGGCGCGTCGCGGCATCGCCGAATCGGAGTACGTCAACGCCGGCACCGTCGAGTTCCTCTACGAGAACGGCGAGTTCTACTTCCTCGAAGTCAACGCGCGCATCCAGGTCGAACACACGATCTCCGAGGTGGCAACGGGTATCGATCTGGTGGCGTGGCAGCTCCGCGTCGCCGCTGGCGAGGAGTTGGAGTTCGCCCAGTCCGACATCCAGCACCGCGGCGCTGCCATCGAGTTCCGGATCAACGCCGAGAACCCGAGCGAGGACTTCGCCCCGATGCCGGGCGAGTTGACGACCTATCGGCCGCCGCGCGGAATCGGCGTCAGGATCGACGATGGGGTCGACGAAAATGATAGAATAAGCCCGTTCTACGACTCGATGGTCGCGAAGTTCGTCGTGAGCGGAATCGACCGCGACGAGGCGATCCGTCGCGGGAAGCGAGCGCTTCGAGAGGCGGCCATCGAGGGCATTCCGACGACGATTCCGTTCCATCTACAGGCGCTCGACGACGAAGCCTTCCTATCCGGCGACCACACCACCAAGTACGTCGACGAAGGGATGGATATCGACTAG